Proteins found in one Acipenser ruthenus chromosome 18, fAciRut3.2 maternal haplotype, whole genome shotgun sequence genomic segment:
- the LOC117418765 gene encoding ovarian cancer G-protein coupled receptor 1-like, translating into MQSPSMSSKRNISCSTDHNIHQYLFSGVYIIVLAIGLPANIFSLHHGWQQWKAKNELGIYLINLTVSDLLYLASLPLWLQYIFLGDDWRHQEWLCKVCGFLLYENIYISIGFMCCISVDRYLAVVYPLRFHWLRSRRAAVLVSIFIWFKEIGVSISFLVHKELSQDQNNHSICFEHYPMKDWERSVNYYRFFIGYLFPLCILTISYFRVLRAVNKSTGTLTSQKVRIKSLVSGTILIFLLCFSPYHFFLLVRTILEKECSFIEKIFNFYHFSLLLTSFNCIADPVLYCFVSETNQKIILRMKNYCMQLLCCKKAENMDSTENNTPDQTGTVLAFLPVNEDA; encoded by the coding sequence ATGCAGTCTCCTAGCATGTCAAGTAAAAGAAACATTAGCTGTAGTACTGATCACAACATTCACCAGTATTTGTTTTCTGGGGTATATATTATTGTTCTGGCAATAGGGCTGCCCGCAAACATCTTTTCCTTGCATCACGGCTGGCAGCAATGGAAAGCCAAGAACGAGCTTGGAATCTACTTGATCAACTTAACAGTGTCCGATTTGCTGTACCTGGCTTCGTTGCCTTTGTGGCTGCAGTACATCTTTCTGGGCGATGACTGGAGGCACCAGGAGTGGCTATGCAAAGTCTGTGGATTTCTCCTCTACGAGAACATCTATATCAGCATCGGTTTCATGTGCTGCATCTCTGTTGACAGGTACTTAGCTGTGGTATACCCCCTCCGGTTCCACTGGTTGAGAAGCAGGAGAGCAGCTGTGTTGGTAAGCATTTTCATCTGGTTTAAAGAGATCGGGGTCAGCATTAGTTTCCTTGTGCACAAGGAACTCAGCCAAGACCAAAACAACCACTCCATTTGCTTTGAGCATTACCCCATGAAAGACTGGGAACGCAGTGTGAATTACTATCGCTTTTTCATTGGATACCTGTTCCCCTTATGCATCCTCACAATTTCTTACTTCAGAGTCCTGAGGGCAGTTAATAAGAGCACTGGCACTCTGACCTCGCAGAAAGTCCGCATCAAAAGCTTGGTTTCCGGCACAATTTTGATTTTCTTGCTTTGCTTCTCTCCttatcacttttttttgttgGTCCGAACCATTTTGGAGAAAGAATGCTCATTCATTGAAAAGATCTTTAACTTCTACCACTTCTCCCTTCTACTGACCAGCTTCAACTGTATCGCTGACCCCGTGCTGTATTGCTTTGTCAGCGAGACCAACCAGAAAATTATACTGAGGATGAAAAACTATTGCATGCAGCTTCTCTGTTGTAAAAAGGCAGAGAATATGGATTCGACAGAAAACAACACACCAGATCAGACTGGAACTGTTTTGGCATTCCTACCAGTTAATGAAGATGCTTAG